A single window of Rhizobium indicum DNA harbors:
- a CDS encoding NAD(P)/FAD-dependent oxidoreductase, translating into MSDILIIGASHSGVAVAAALRSAKYDGSIMLVTQENVLPYHRPPLSKEALSKDDYALMPLRPETFYASNRIDLVQAVKIVALNVAESYALSEDGRRFSYGRLILACGAEPRRLPTSVDPDGVAHTLRTHEDLTGLKARLAGAKSVAIIGGGLIGMEIAAMTLAKGLDVTVIEAGSRLMERTVSKSIANYVLDLYLNQGLHVRFGAAVTTIARDGGRDVDLVTLGDGEQIEADIVVVAIGAAPHENLARDAGLEVNNGILVSEIGRSSHPAVYAVGDCSTWYDPVLARHVRNEAVNPGQDQAKIVAAAITGASPPRKRLPRYWSHQAAIQIQMSGEVNGADMEAVLNAPASGAFSVLGFKRDRLVAVQTINAPQQFGKLHEMIGMDRDALAAALDVEFSPPHHH; encoded by the coding sequence ATGTCTGATATCTTGATCATTGGTGCGTCCCATTCCGGGGTCGCTGTTGCGGCCGCATTGCGCAGCGCCAAATATGACGGCTCCATCATGCTGGTGACGCAGGAGAACGTCCTTCCTTACCATCGTCCGCCGCTCTCGAAAGAAGCGCTGTCGAAGGACGACTATGCTCTGATGCCGCTCCGCCCGGAGACCTTCTACGCCTCGAACCGGATCGACCTCGTTCAGGCTGTGAAGATCGTCGCGCTGAATGTAGCGGAAAGTTATGCGCTCTCCGAGGATGGAAGGCGCTTTTCATACGGCCGCCTGATCCTCGCCTGCGGGGCCGAGCCCCGTCGTCTGCCCACGTCTGTCGATCCTGACGGCGTCGCCCACACCCTGCGCACGCATGAAGATCTGACCGGATTGAAGGCACGCCTCGCCGGCGCCAAGTCGGTCGCGATCATCGGCGGCGGGTTGATCGGCATGGAAATCGCCGCAATGACTTTGGCAAAGGGGCTCGACGTCACGGTCATCGAGGCCGGTTCCAGGCTCATGGAGCGGACGGTCAGCAAGTCGATCGCCAATTACGTGCTCGACCTTTATCTGAACCAGGGGCTTCATGTTCGCTTCGGCGCCGCGGTAACGACGATCGCCCGCGACGGTGGCCGGGATGTGGATCTGGTCACCTTAGGCGATGGCGAGCAGATCGAGGCTGATATTGTCGTCGTGGCGATCGGGGCGGCACCCCATGAAAACTTGGCGCGCGACGCGGGCCTTGAGGTGAACAACGGCATTCTCGTTTCGGAGATCGGGCGTTCATCGCACCCGGCCGTCTATGCCGTTGGCGATTGCTCCACTTGGTACGATCCGGTGCTCGCACGCCACGTCCGAAACGAAGCGGTCAATCCCGGGCAGGATCAGGCGAAGATCGTTGCTGCGGCGATCACCGGGGCGTCACCGCCGCGCAAGCGTCTGCCGCGCTATTGGTCGCATCAGGCTGCCATCCAGATCCAGATGTCGGGCGAGGTGAACGGCGCGGATATGGAAGCGGTGCTGAATGCGCCGGCCAGCGGAGCATTTTCGGTTCTGGGCTTCAAGCGCGATCGTCTCGTTGCCGTCCAAACGATCAACGCCCCGCAGCAGTTCGGCAAGTTGCACGAGATGATCGGGATGGACCGAGACGCGCTTGCCGCAGCACTCGATGTCGAATTTTCGCCACCCCATCACCATTGA
- a CDS encoding rubredoxin — protein sequence MVPSAEVAARSGFKVWQCVLCAYVYDEALGDADGGVPPGTRWEDVPDDWVCPECGARKSEFDMVVVG from the coding sequence ATGGTTCCGTCCGCGGAGGTCGCCGCCCGGAGCGGCTTCAAGGTGTGGCAGTGCGTCCTGTGCGCGTATGTCTACGACGAGGCGCTTGGAGATGCCGATGGCGGCGTCCCGCCGGGCACCCGCTGGGAAGATGTGCCCGACGATTGGGTTTGCCCGGAGTGCGGCGCTCGAAAAAGCGAGTTCGACATGGTGGTCGTCGGATGA
- a CDS encoding LysR family transcriptional regulator, translating to MDIRQLAYFVRVAELGSFSRASAFLHIAQPALSRQVRNLEAELKERLLLRNGRGVELTEAGERLLDNARGILRQIERTYEDIENSRTGKSGKVGIGLPATISTAIATALIRKLREELSDAQVMLVHGRSNQLQEWILSGRLDMAIMYDAPSSPMLEIHDLVEENLYLIGREGAFKDDKPVHLESIADVPMVIACRPNSTRVLLDSELARLGQKLNIVFELDPLDTMFDLVRDGYGFTVASIRTLASKGPDARHGLELRKIVGPELILSVQLVQPARRLSNRLHEAAFRILRDLSMDLLGGKPT from the coding sequence ATGGACATCCGCCAACTCGCTTATTTCGTCCGCGTGGCGGAACTCGGAAGCTTCAGCCGCGCATCGGCTTTCCTGCACATCGCCCAGCCCGCACTGAGCCGACAGGTCCGAAACCTGGAGGCGGAGTTGAAGGAACGGCTCCTGCTTCGCAATGGACGAGGCGTCGAGCTCACCGAGGCCGGCGAACGTCTGCTCGACAATGCGCGTGGCATTCTTCGGCAAATCGAGCGCACCTACGAGGACATCGAGAATTCTCGAACAGGGAAATCCGGGAAGGTCGGAATAGGTTTACCTGCTACGATCTCGACTGCAATCGCGACCGCGCTCATACGCAAGCTGAGAGAGGAATTGTCGGATGCTCAGGTGATGCTCGTCCACGGACGATCAAACCAGCTTCAGGAATGGATCCTGTCCGGCCGCCTCGACATGGCGATCATGTACGACGCTCCATCGTCCCCGATGTTGGAAATCCACGACCTTGTCGAGGAGAACCTCTATCTCATTGGCCGCGAAGGCGCGTTCAAAGATGACAAGCCGGTACATCTGGAATCAATTGCCGACGTGCCAATGGTCATCGCCTGCAGGCCCAACAGCACGAGGGTCCTGCTCGATTCCGAACTCGCACGGCTCGGCCAGAAGCTCAATATCGTCTTTGAATTGGACCCTCTCGATACGATGTTCGATCTTGTGAGGGACGGCTACGGCTTCACGGTGGCGTCGATCCGCACGCTGGCATCCAAGGGTCCGGACGCGCGGCATGGATTGGAACTGCGCAAAATCGTCGGACCCGAATTGATCCTCTCCGTCCAACTGGTGCAGCCCGCTCGCCGATTGTCGAACAGGCTGCACGAAGCGGCTTTTCGTATATTGCGCGACCTCAGCATGGATCTCCTGGGAGGCAAGCCGACCTGA
- a CDS encoding D-2-hydroxyacid dehydrogenase family protein, translating to MKPNIAILDDYLGISQEVADWGGLKSRANVVVFDRPLALPDEAARELAGFDIICTLRERMPIPGELINRLPRLKYIVVTGKRYDTVDIATAASRGVLVSNTPVSGAGAGGVAELVWGLILSATRHIASEDRSMRRGGWQTQAGTTVGGKVLGILGLGSLGRRVAEIGKVFGMELQAWSQNMTAEQAEAAGARLVSKQELFATSDVVTIHLALSDRTRGIVGATDLQAMKKTAYIINTARGAIVDEPALIAALRSRSIAGAGLDVYEKEPLPVDHPFRSLSNVVITPHLGYFTRDMLGTYYGDAVRLIEAFLDGRPERVVNMGLDTGC from the coding sequence ATGAAACCGAACATCGCCATTCTTGACGATTATCTGGGTATTTCTCAGGAGGTCGCCGATTGGGGAGGTTTGAAATCCCGCGCCAATGTCGTCGTCTTCGACCGTCCGCTGGCGCTGCCGGATGAGGCCGCGCGCGAACTCGCTGGATTCGACATAATCTGCACTCTCCGTGAGAGGATGCCGATTCCAGGGGAGTTGATCAATCGGCTGCCGCGCCTGAAGTACATCGTCGTGACCGGCAAGCGCTACGATACGGTGGACATCGCGACAGCCGCGAGCCGCGGCGTCCTCGTCTCGAACACTCCCGTCAGCGGGGCTGGCGCCGGCGGCGTTGCCGAACTCGTCTGGGGTCTGATCTTGTCGGCAACGAGACATATCGCTTCGGAAGATCGCAGCATGCGCCGCGGAGGCTGGCAGACCCAGGCGGGAACGACGGTAGGAGGCAAGGTGCTCGGCATTCTTGGCCTCGGCAGCCTCGGCAGAAGGGTCGCGGAGATCGGCAAGGTATTCGGCATGGAGCTCCAGGCCTGGAGCCAGAACATGACGGCGGAGCAGGCGGAGGCAGCCGGTGCGCGTCTGGTATCGAAGCAAGAGCTCTTTGCCACCAGCGACGTCGTCACGATCCATCTGGCGTTGAGCGACCGAACGCGAGGCATCGTCGGCGCGACCGATCTGCAGGCGATGAAAAAGACCGCCTACATCATCAATACCGCCCGCGGCGCCATCGTTGACGAGCCCGCGCTTATTGCCGCGTTGCGCTCAAGATCGATTGCGGGAGCGGGGCTGGACGTCTACGAAAAAGAGCCGCTGCCGGTCGACCATCCATTCCGCAGCCTGTCGAACGTCGTGATCACCCCGCACCTTGGATATTTCACCAGGGACATGTTGGGTACCTACTACGGAGACGCCGTCCGCCTCATCGAAGCATTTTTGGATGGGCGCCCTGAGCGTGTCGTCAATATGGGCCTGGATACCGGATGCTGA
- a CDS encoding peptide ABC transporter substrate-binding protein, whose translation MTSAGKRLKSFVTVALATAALTSLSSASAMAQAKDQLVVGQLQFLTNFHPLVQVNNTKRLVINYSLRPITAFDENVVNHCILCETLPTIDNGLAKIVDLPDGKKGMKVTFKLREGLAWGDGVPVTSKDIEFTWKMARDPKIGFSNYNSWTRASALEIVDERTVVLTIPQIISSYNSWDQVIPEHLEGPVYAANPTLDTYVKQSLYNLQPTNPGLWNGSFLLSDYQIGTRIVFTPNPKWPGDKPHLQRIILSYRDNSSSLLQNLLAGSVDAVPVSPGGISFSQMLDLKNQQPDKFTYHLAYGTNVERIAVNFDNPILKDKAVRQAILYAIDRQAISDELFGGLQPVANGILSSENAYYNKDMTLYSYDAEKSKELLESAGWKPGSDGICVNDKGERLSLELVSTAGNQTREQIAQVIQSQLKDVCIEITNNFVPLQEFNGEMARKRKFKALMMSSIDFSPSVSPRIALGSDAIPGPKNNGVGNNFSAYANPEMDKAISELEAALDPETAKQKWAAVQKIFADDLPMLPLYFYPRAYVTVTGLTNFRQGTLDPLQIWSEEWQRQ comes from the coding sequence ATGACATCTGCCGGGAAGAGACTAAAATCGTTCGTCACCGTGGCACTCGCCACGGCTGCGCTGACCTCGCTGTCGAGTGCCAGCGCTATGGCTCAGGCAAAGGATCAACTGGTCGTCGGACAGTTGCAGTTCCTGACGAATTTTCATCCGCTGGTTCAAGTCAACAATACCAAGCGCCTCGTCATCAACTATTCCCTCCGACCGATAACGGCATTCGACGAGAACGTCGTCAATCACTGTATCCTTTGCGAAACGCTGCCGACCATCGACAACGGTCTTGCCAAGATCGTCGATCTTCCCGATGGCAAGAAGGGAATGAAGGTCACGTTCAAGCTCAGGGAGGGGCTTGCCTGGGGAGACGGCGTGCCGGTTACCTCGAAGGATATCGAGTTCACCTGGAAAATGGCGCGCGATCCCAAGATCGGCTTCTCCAACTACAATTCCTGGACGCGGGCATCTGCGCTGGAGATCGTCGACGAGCGAACCGTCGTGCTGACGATCCCGCAGATCATTTCGAGCTATAATTCCTGGGACCAGGTCATTCCGGAGCACCTGGAAGGTCCGGTCTATGCGGCCAATCCAACGCTCGACACCTATGTCAAGCAATCGCTCTACAATCTGCAGCCGACCAATCCCGGCCTGTGGAACGGCTCGTTCCTGCTCAGCGACTATCAGATCGGAACACGCATCGTGTTCACGCCCAATCCGAAGTGGCCGGGAGATAAGCCCCATCTGCAGCGGATAATCCTGAGCTATCGCGACAATTCGTCTTCGTTGCTTCAGAATCTGCTCGCTGGATCGGTCGATGCGGTCCCTGTCAGCCCCGGCGGAATCAGCTTCTCGCAGATGCTCGATCTCAAGAACCAGCAGCCTGACAAGTTCACCTACCATCTTGCCTACGGAACGAACGTCGAGCGCATCGCTGTCAATTTCGACAATCCGATCCTCAAGGATAAGGCGGTGCGCCAGGCCATCCTCTACGCAATCGACCGCCAGGCGATAAGCGACGAACTGTTCGGAGGGCTGCAGCCCGTCGCCAACGGCATCCTGAGCAGCGAGAATGCCTATTACAACAAGGATATGACGCTCTACTCATATGACGCTGAGAAGTCTAAAGAGCTGCTCGAAAGCGCTGGTTGGAAACCGGGCAGTGACGGCATCTGTGTCAATGACAAAGGCGAGCGTCTTTCGCTCGAGCTTGTCTCCACTGCGGGCAATCAGACCAGAGAGCAGATTGCTCAGGTCATCCAGAGCCAGTTGAAGGATGTCTGCATCGAGATCACCAACAACTTCGTGCCCCTGCAGGAATTCAATGGCGAGATGGCGCGCAAGCGGAAGTTCAAAGCTCTGATGATGTCCTCGATCGACTTTTCTCCATCCGTTTCGCCGCGGATCGCGCTCGGATCCGACGCCATTCCGGGTCCAAAAAACAATGGCGTCGGCAACAATTTCTCAGCCTATGCAAATCCGGAGATGGACAAGGCCATATCCGAGCTCGAGGCGGCGCTCGATCCTGAGACGGCAAAGCAGAAATGGGCGGCGGTCCAGAAAATCTTTGCCGACGATCTGCCGATGTTGCCGCTCTATTTCTACCCGCGCGCCTACGTCACCGTCACCGGCCTTACGAACTTCCGGCAGGGAACGCTCGACCCGTTGCAGATCTGGTCGGAGGAATGGCAGCGGCAATGA
- a CDS encoding ABC transporter permease, producing the protein MSIVTADTAPAGASSNSVWSKRWQRFRDNKLAMISLVFVVLLMLSCAMAGPIAYLTGIDANATNLLRRFKPPSAQHWLGTDDLGRDVLLRLLYGGQVSIAVGLLATFITGIIGIGIGVTAGYIGGRFDNVLMRMTDCIIALPLIPVLIVLGAVDLTKLGLSQAAATSPAAVFLRIVIIIALVDWTTIARIARAGTITLRDVDYIRAASVSGAKGRYNIFVHILPNIATPLIVAMTLSVGRIILFESTLSFLGFGIVPPTPTWGNMLTNAQQLIISAPMLAVYPGLLIFTTVMAVNFVGDGVRSAFDPRSETSKGSH; encoded by the coding sequence ATGAGCATCGTCACCGCAGATACGGCGCCAGCGGGCGCCAGCTCGAATTCGGTCTGGAGCAAGCGCTGGCAGCGCTTCCGGGACAACAAGCTCGCGATGATCTCGCTGGTTTTCGTGGTCCTTCTCATGCTTTCCTGCGCCATGGCCGGGCCCATCGCCTATTTGACGGGAATAGACGCCAACGCCACCAATCTCCTGCGCCGGTTCAAGCCGCCGTCAGCGCAGCACTGGCTCGGCACCGACGACCTTGGCCGCGACGTACTGCTGCGGCTCCTCTATGGCGGCCAGGTATCCATTGCCGTCGGTCTGCTCGCCACCTTCATTACCGGGATCATCGGCATCGGGATCGGCGTCACTGCGGGCTACATCGGCGGCAGGTTCGACAACGTGCTCATGCGGATGACGGATTGCATCATCGCTCTGCCGCTCATCCCGGTGCTGATCGTCCTGGGCGCCGTCGATCTGACGAAACTCGGCCTCAGCCAGGCTGCGGCGACGTCGCCTGCCGCCGTCTTCTTGAGGATCGTCATCATCATCGCTCTCGTCGACTGGACGACGATCGCCAGAATAGCCAGGGCCGGCACCATCACGTTACGCGATGTCGATTACATCAGGGCAGCAAGTGTCAGCGGAGCCAAGGGTCGATATAACATTTTCGTCCACATTTTGCCGAACATCGCCACACCTCTGATCGTCGCGATGACCTTGTCGGTCGGCCGCATCATCCTGTTCGAATCGACGCTGAGCTTCCTTGGCTTTGGCATCGTTCCGCCAACGCCGACATGGGGGAACATGCTGACCAATGCGCAGCAGCTCATCATCTCGGCCCCGATGCTTGCCGTCTATCCCGGCCTGCTGATCTTCACCACCGTAATGGCGGTCAATTTCGTCGGCGATGGCGTTCGCTCGGCCTTCGATCCTCGCTCGGAGACGAGCAAGGGATCGCACTGA
- a CDS encoding ABC transporter permease, whose translation MLRYTISRLLQAVLVTLVMSLLLFVLIGLMPGDPVETMLEGNPSLTPETMAQMRALYGMDQPLFARYGHWLYQALHGDLGYSSVYFKPVLDVLWPAVIQTAKLLVATEIISIPLAMLLGALAARKPGGWTDNVISLIAFASISLPGFWTSLILIIVFSVKLGWLPASGTPLMSDAPVGEQIVHMILPVVVLTFFHVGPLVRYVRASMIETLNSDFVRTARAKGLSETAVVMRHALRNALIPMVTVLALGFGSLFSGALVVETIFGMLGMGKVIYDAISNIDFNLALVGLLLATIVTLFSSLLADLAYAWLDPRITLK comes from the coding sequence ATGTTGAGATATACGATTTCACGTCTCCTCCAGGCAGTCCTCGTCACTCTTGTGATGTCGCTTCTGCTGTTCGTCCTGATCGGGCTCATGCCTGGCGACCCTGTCGAGACCATGCTGGAGGGTAATCCATCGCTGACGCCGGAGACGATGGCGCAGATGCGGGCGCTCTACGGAATGGATCAGCCGCTTTTTGCCCGCTATGGTCACTGGCTTTACCAGGCGCTTCATGGCGATCTCGGCTATTCCAGCGTCTATTTCAAGCCGGTCCTGGACGTCCTCTGGCCAGCCGTGATTCAGACCGCGAAGCTTCTCGTCGCGACCGAAATCATCAGTATCCCGCTTGCGATGCTTCTCGGTGCGCTGGCTGCCCGCAAGCCGGGCGGATGGACGGACAACGTCATCAGTCTTATCGCCTTCGCCAGCATTTCGTTGCCCGGGTTCTGGACCTCGCTCATTCTGATCATCGTATTCTCAGTCAAGCTCGGCTGGCTTCCGGCGAGCGGCACGCCCTTGATGAGCGACGCTCCGGTCGGCGAACAGATCGTCCATATGATCCTGCCGGTGGTCGTCCTGACATTCTTCCATGTCGGCCCGCTGGTGCGATATGTGAGAGCATCGATGATCGAGACGCTCAATTCGGACTTTGTCCGGACAGCGCGGGCCAAGGGTCTTTCGGAAACGGCTGTCGTCATGCGTCACGCGCTCCGCAACGCTCTGATCCCGATGGTGACGGTGCTTGCCCTCGGCTTCGGCTCGCTATTCTCAGGGGCGCTCGTCGTGGAGACGATCTTCGGCATGCTGGGTATGGGCAAAGTCATCTACGACGCGATCAGCAACATCGACTTCAATCTGGCGCTCGTCGGCCTTCTGCTGGCGACCATCGTCACCCTGTTTTCAAGCCTTCTTGCCGACCTCGCCTATGCGTGGCTTGACCCGAGGATTACCCTGAAATGA
- a CDS encoding ABC transporter ATP-binding protein, whose protein sequence is MTELLNLEHINVDIPIGGGFLKPAVWLQAVNDVSLSVLKGETLALVGESGSGKSTLGYVVAGLRKQTAGTVTFNSARPGGEGHTPVQVIFQDPFSALDPRMVVGEIVAEPLRLKGVPADKRQARAVDVLGQVGLPPEAARRYPHQFSGGQRQRIAIARALIAEPEMIVADEPLSALDVSIQSQVLNLLDDIKKQHGISYLFISHDLGVVRHLADRVAVLYLGRLMEVAASEDLFQTPSHPYTQALLAAVPRIGRGRRKKEQILRGEIPSPLAPPSGCVFHTRCPKAQDICKSQRPALLPAPGRPTQLSACHFKD, encoded by the coding sequence ATGACCGAACTCCTGAATCTCGAGCATATCAACGTCGATATTCCAATCGGTGGCGGTTTTCTAAAACCAGCGGTCTGGCTGCAAGCGGTCAATGACGTATCGCTGAGCGTCTTGAAGGGTGAAACACTCGCGCTTGTCGGCGAAAGCGGCAGCGGCAAGTCGACGCTTGGATATGTCGTGGCCGGATTGCGCAAGCAGACCGCCGGGACCGTGACGTTCAACAGCGCCAGGCCGGGCGGCGAAGGACACACACCGGTGCAAGTCATCTTCCAGGACCCGTTTTCCGCGCTCGATCCGCGGATGGTGGTCGGAGAGATCGTTGCAGAGCCGCTGAGGCTGAAGGGCGTCCCGGCCGACAAGCGGCAAGCCAGGGCAGTCGACGTCTTAGGACAGGTCGGCCTGCCGCCGGAAGCGGCGCGTCGCTATCCTCATCAGTTCTCCGGCGGCCAGCGCCAAAGGATTGCGATTGCGCGTGCCCTGATCGCCGAACCGGAAATGATCGTCGCCGACGAGCCGCTTTCCGCCCTTGATGTCTCGATCCAGAGCCAGGTGCTCAACCTGCTCGATGACATCAAGAAGCAGCATGGCATCAGCTATCTGTTCATCAGCCACGATCTCGGCGTCGTGCGGCACCTCGCGGACCGTGTCGCCGTTCTCTATCTCGGGCGGTTGATGGAGGTGGCGGCCTCGGAGGATCTCTTCCAGACACCCAGCCACCCCTATACCCAAGCCCTGCTGGCGGCCGTTCCACGCATCGGCCGGGGACGACGAAAGAAAGAACAGATCCTTCGGGGCGAGATCCCTTCGCCCTTGGCCCCACCCTCCGGCTGCGTGTTTCATACCCGTTGTCCAAAGGCGCAGGACATCTGCAAGAGCCAAAGACCTGCGCTTCTGCCCGCACCTGGCCGGCCCACGCAACTTTCCGCCTGTCATTTCAAGGATTGA
- a CDS encoding ABC transporter ATP-binding protein — protein sequence MLHVNGAVVGDGAASTAESSTPLLDVQDLNVSFPGPQGAVQMVRGLSYSIARGKTLGIVGESGCGKTMTSLALLGLVAGGGRVDGTIDFNGRDLAKFTQRQWQQVRGREIAMIFQEPMTAMNPVMPVGRQIAEVLVKHEKLRKVAAHGRAVDLLAQVGIPSPARRAEDYPHQLSGGMRQRAMIAMALACRPQLLIADEPTTALDVTIQAQILDLMLTLQDDAQMSIQFISHNLAVISEIADSIMVMYAGTAVEYAPADELFANPLHPYTQGLIQTLPDPDKRVERLYVIPGRVTSDITTGCRFARRCPFADDGCRQIEPDLLEVAPGHKVACRKVKP from the coding sequence ATGCTGCATGTCAACGGCGCTGTCGTTGGTGACGGAGCTGCGTCGACCGCCGAAAGCTCCACGCCCTTGCTGGACGTCCAGGATCTGAACGTCTCCTTTCCAGGTCCGCAAGGCGCTGTCCAGATGGTGCGAGGTCTGAGCTACAGCATCGCGCGCGGCAAAACCTTGGGAATCGTCGGCGAAAGTGGCTGCGGTAAGACGATGACGTCGCTTGCTCTTCTCGGGCTTGTTGCCGGCGGCGGCAGGGTCGACGGCACCATCGATTTCAATGGCCGGGATCTGGCAAAGTTTACGCAGCGCCAATGGCAGCAGGTCCGCGGCCGCGAGATCGCGATGATCTTTCAGGAGCCGATGACTGCCATGAACCCGGTGATGCCGGTCGGACGGCAGATCGCCGAGGTTCTCGTCAAGCATGAGAAGCTCCGCAAGGTCGCAGCGCATGGCCGCGCGGTCGATCTGCTTGCGCAGGTCGGAATCCCGTCGCCGGCTCGGCGCGCGGAGGACTATCCGCATCAGCTCTCTGGCGGCATGCGCCAGCGTGCGATGATCGCGATGGCGCTGGCCTGTCGTCCGCAGTTGCTGATCGCCGACGAGCCGACGACCGCGCTCGACGTCACGATCCAGGCGCAGATACTCGATCTTATGTTGACGCTGCAGGACGACGCCCAGATGTCGATCCAGTTCATCAGCCACAATCTCGCTGTCATATCGGAGATCGCCGACTCCATCATGGTGATGTATGCCGGCACGGCCGTTGAATATGCGCCCGCCGACGAGCTCTTCGCCAATCCGCTTCATCCCTACACCCAGGGACTGATTCAGACGCTTCCGGATCCCGACAAGCGGGTAGAGCGTCTCTACGTCATTCCTGGGCGCGTCACGTCCGATATAACGACGGGTTGCCGTTTTGCCAGGCGCTGTCCCTTTGCAGACGACGGCTGCCGACAGATCGAGCCTGATCTTCTCGAAGTCGCTCCCGGCCATAAGGTCGCCTGCCGCAAGGTTAAGCCATGA
- a CDS encoding CapA family protein, translating into MVSTRNWKVALAGECMVCRPFAMHDEPQFTEVWDVLKDADVTYGHLEMNFADYDELKWPARGQGIGSFMMADPEIAKDLKWAGFDIMSTAHNHSFDFGAEGLIATKKHMKAAGIVTAGTGADLELASEPGYVDKKNGRVALVSTSSGNQHFMWAGMPKGALRGRPGVNPQRLTFEFMVDEETARNLKDFGEKFNFMKKPKHGREGSFGVQIPGAQQWGDPESFFVGDRCEVISRCHKRDLERNLRSVHEARSMADLVIVAHHFSVSDGPRGDTPPGFVKEFAHAVIDGGADIYIGHGWHRTLGIEIYNGRPIFYGIGNFFAQSEFIQRVPYDSYDAWGHDVDRLAMLTPAAHPLHPGLDTPTDTWWSSAVIKLDMEGERLKRILLHPVEMGRDTSPDVKQTRRTGKGDHHNTEGRPMVAKGEDAVRIIDRYRRLSEPFGTKIEIRSGVGVIEL; encoded by the coding sequence ATGGTGTCGACACGGAACTGGAAAGTGGCGTTGGCGGGCGAGTGCATGGTGTGTCGCCCATTTGCCATGCACGACGAGCCTCAATTTACCGAGGTTTGGGACGTCCTTAAGGACGCCGATGTCACTTACGGTCATTTGGAAATGAATTTCGCCGACTACGACGAGCTCAAGTGGCCGGCCCGCGGCCAAGGCATCGGAAGTTTCATGATGGCGGATCCCGAGATTGCCAAGGATCTCAAGTGGGCCGGCTTTGATATCATGTCCACCGCGCACAATCACAGTTTCGATTTCGGAGCCGAAGGCCTGATCGCGACCAAGAAGCACATGAAGGCCGCGGGCATCGTCACAGCCGGCACCGGCGCGGATCTCGAGCTCGCCAGCGAGCCGGGCTACGTCGACAAGAAAAACGGACGTGTCGCACTCGTCTCGACAAGTTCCGGCAATCAACATTTCATGTGGGCGGGCATGCCGAAGGGCGCGCTACGCGGCCGCCCTGGCGTCAATCCCCAACGCCTCACCTTTGAATTCATGGTGGACGAAGAGACCGCCAGGAATCTCAAGGACTTTGGCGAGAAGTTCAATTTCATGAAGAAGCCGAAGCATGGCCGCGAGGGGTCTTTCGGCGTTCAAATTCCCGGCGCCCAGCAATGGGGCGATCCCGAATCCTTCTTCGTGGGCGACCGCTGCGAAGTCATCAGCCGATGCCACAAACGCGACCTCGAACGCAACCTTCGTTCCGTCCACGAGGCGCGCTCCATGGCAGACCTGGTGATCGTGGCGCATCATTTCAGCGTCTCGGATGGTCCGCGGGGCGATACGCCGCCTGGCTTCGTCAAGGAGTTCGCTCACGCCGTCATCGACGGCGGCGCCGATATCTACATCGGCCACGGCTGGCATCGGACATTGGGCATCGAGATCTACAATGGCAGACCGATATTCTACGGCATCGGTAACTTCTTTGCTCAATCGGAGTTCATCCAGCGCGTCCCTTATGACAGCTACGATGCCTGGGGACATGACGTCGACCGTCTCGCAATGCTGACGCCCGCCGCCCATCCACTTCATCCCGGCCTTGATACGCCCACCGACACCTGGTGGAGTTCCGCCGTCATCAAGCTCGATATGGAGGGGGAGAGGCTGAAACGCATTCTGCTCCATCCGGTCGAAATGGGGCGCGACACCTCGCCTGATGTCAAACAGACCCGGCGCACCGGCAAGGGCGACCATCACAATACCGAAGGGCGGCCGATGGTTGCCAAGGGAGAGGATGCCGTGCGCATCATCGATCGCTATCGTCGCTTGTCTGAACCGTTCGGAACGAAGATCGAAATCAGAAGTGGCGTCGGCGTTATCGAGCTGTAA